ATGGGTAAAGAGAAGATTCATATTAACATTGTCGTCATTGGACACGTCGACTCTGGTAAATCTACCACTACTGGTCATTTAATTTACAAATGTGGTGGTATCGACAAACGTACCATTGAGAAATTCGAGAAGGAAGCCCAGGAGGTAAttaaaacaattgaaattattttttaaaaattaacaatttcacTGTTAGTTTAGTTTCACTTGGTACAGTGAGGATTACTTGCAATTACATTTACAATtgcaatatttaataaccatttgaataataaatatgatTTCATTTTTAGATGGGTAAAGGTTCCTTCAAATATGCCTGGGTATTGGACAAACTGAAGGCAGAACGTGAACGTGGTATCACTATTGATATTGCTCTGTGGAAATTCGAAACCTCCAAGTACTATGTTACTATTATTGACGCTCCCGGACATAGAGATTTCATCAAGAACATGATTACTGGTACATCACAGGCTGACTGTGCTGTATTAATTGTTGCCGCTGGTACAGGTGAATTCGAAGCCGGTATTTCAAAGAACGGACAAACTCGTGAGCATGCTCTGCTCGCTTTCACACTCGGTGTAAAGCAGCTGATCGTTGGTGTTAACAAAATGGACTCTACTGAGCCACCCTACTCTGAAACACGATTCGAAGAAATTAAGAAGGAAGTGTCGTCCTACATCAAGAAGATTGGTTACAATCCCGCCGCTGTTGCATTCGTGCCGATCTCTGGTTGGCATGGGGACAACATGTTGGAAGTATCCTCCAAAATGCCCTGGTTCAAGGGATGGACCGTTGAGCGCAAGGAAGGCAAAGTAGAAGGAAAATGCCTTATCGAGGCCCTCGATGCTATTCTTCCACCGACTAGACCCACAGACAAAGCTCTCCGTCTTCCCCTGCAAGTGAGTttcgaattaaataaaataaacttaacATTTCTATCTCGTGATGATAATACTATTAACTCATTCGCGGTTTCCACCGGAGGATTTTTTTATCCGTTGATGGCTAGAGATgtctgattaaaattaatttttaaaaaaatcatcaGTTTATAAGAATATGTATCttctaatattaaatacaattacaGGATGTCTACAAAATTGGTGGTATTGGAACGGTACCAGTTGGTCGTGTAGAAACTGGTGTGCTGAAACCCGGTATGGTTGTCACATTCGCCCCCGCTGGTCTGACCACTGAAGTAAAATCTGTCGAAATGCACCACGAAGCTCTGCAAGAGGCTGTCCCCGGTGACAACGTTGGTTTCAACGTCAAAAGCGTGTCCGTTAAGGAATTGCGTCGTGGTTACGTTGCTGGAGA
The sequence above is a segment of the Osmia lignaria lignaria isolate PbOS001 chromosome 12, iyOsmLign1, whole genome shotgun sequence genome. Coding sequences within it:
- the EF1a-F2 gene encoding elongation factor 1-alpha F2, producing MGKEKIHINIVVIGHVDSGKSTTTGHLIYKCGGIDKRTIEKFEKEAQEMGKGSFKYAWVLDKLKAERERGITIDIALWKFETSKYYVTIIDAPGHRDFIKNMITGTSQADCAVLIVAAGTGEFEAGISKNGQTREHALLAFTLGVKQLIVGVNKMDSTEPPYSETRFEEIKKEVSSYIKKIGYNPAAVAFVPISGWHGDNMLEVSSKMPWFKGWTVERKEGKVEGKCLIEALDAILPPTRPTDKALRLPLQDVYKIGGIGTVPVGRVETGVLKPGMVVTFAPAGLTTEVKSVEMHHEALQEAVPGDNVGFNVKSVSVKELRRGYVAGDSKNNPPKGAADFTAQVIVLNHPGQISNGYTPVLDCHTAHIACKFAEIKEKCDRRTGKTTEQNPKAIKSGDAAIVTLVPSKPMCVEAFQEFPPLGRFAVRDMRQTVAVGVIKAVTFKDNVGKTTKAAEKAQKKK